One part of the Streptomyces lydicus genome encodes these proteins:
- the rplU gene encoding 50S ribosomal protein L21: protein MYAIVRTGGRQQKVAVGDVIEIDRISTSKVGDTVELSTLLVVDGDSVTSDPWVLAGVKVQGEVVDHHKGNKIRIQKYKNKTGYKKRIGHRQLHTALKITGIDAPAK, encoded by the coding sequence GTGTACGCGATCGTGCGCACCGGCGGGCGCCAGCAGAAGGTTGCTGTCGGCGACGTCATCGAGATTGACCGCATTTCCACCAGCAAGGTCGGCGACACCGTCGAGCTCTCCACGCTGCTGGTCGTCGACGGTGACTCGGTCACCAGCGACCCGTGGGTCCTGGCCGGCGTGAAGGTTCAGGGTGAGGTCGTGGACCACCACAAGGGCAACAAGATCCGGATCCAGAAGTACAAGAACAAGACCGGTTACAAGAAGCGGATCGGCCACCGCCAGCTCCACACGGCGCTGAAGATCACCGGCATCGACGCTCCGGCGAAGTAA
- the rpmA gene encoding 50S ribosomal protein L27: MAHKKGASSTRNGRDSNAQRLGVKRFGGQAVLAGEILVRQRGTHFHPGTGVGRGGDDTLFALEAGAVQFGTHRGRKVVNIVPAAQ, from the coding sequence ATGGCACACAAGAAGGGCGCATCGTCCACTCGGAACGGTCGCGACTCCAATGCTCAGCGGCTCGGCGTGAAGCGCTTCGGCGGTCAGGCCGTCCTCGCCGGTGAGATCCTGGTCCGCCAGCGCGGCACCCACTTCCACCCGGGCACGGGCGTCGGCCGTGGCGGCGACGACACCCTGTTCGCCCTTGAGGCCGGTGCGGTGCAGTTCGGCACCCACCGTGGCCGCAAGGTCGTGAACATCGTCCCGGCCGCCCAGTAA
- the obgE gene encoding GTPase ObgE, with translation MTTFVDRVELHVAAGNGGHGVASVMREKFKPLGGPDGGNGGRGGDVVLVVDQDVTTLLEYHHHPHRKATNGQPGAGDNRSGKNGQDLVLPVPDGTVVMDRAGNVLADLVGQGTTFVAGQGGRGGLGNAALASARRKAPGFALLGEPGEARDIVLELKTVADVALVGYPSAGKSSLISVLSAAKPKIADYPFTTLVPNLGVVTAGSTVYTIADVPGLIPGASQGKGLGLEFLRHVERCEVLVHVLDTATLEADRDPVSDLDTIEEELKQYGGLENRPRMVVLNKIDVPDGKDLADMIRPDLEERGYRVFEVSAVAHMGLKELSFALADVVSKARAAKPVQEATRIVIRPKAVDDTGFTITEEGENFFRVRGEKPERWVRQTDFNNDEAVGYLADRLNRLGVEDGLRKAGAHAGDGIAIGPEDNAVVFDWEPMMAAGAEMLGRRGEDHRLEAPRPAAQRRRDRDVARDEADQEYDGFRPF, from the coding sequence ATGACCACCTTCGTGGACCGCGTCGAGCTGCACGTCGCCGCGGGTAACGGAGGCCACGGCGTGGCCTCCGTGATGCGGGAGAAGTTCAAGCCGCTGGGCGGCCCGGACGGCGGCAACGGCGGCCGCGGCGGCGACGTCGTCCTGGTCGTCGACCAGGACGTCACCACGCTTCTCGAATACCACCACCACCCGCACCGCAAGGCCACCAACGGCCAGCCGGGCGCGGGCGACAACCGCTCCGGTAAGAACGGCCAGGACCTGGTCCTGCCGGTCCCCGACGGCACCGTCGTCATGGACCGCGCGGGCAACGTGCTCGCCGACCTCGTCGGCCAGGGCACCACCTTCGTCGCCGGCCAGGGCGGCCGCGGCGGCCTCGGCAACGCGGCGCTGGCCTCCGCCCGCCGCAAGGCCCCCGGCTTCGCGCTGCTCGGGGAGCCCGGTGAGGCCCGCGACATCGTGCTGGAGCTCAAGACCGTCGCGGACGTCGCGCTGGTCGGTTACCCGAGCGCCGGCAAGTCCTCGCTGATCTCGGTGCTCTCCGCCGCCAAGCCCAAGATCGCCGACTACCCGTTCACGACGCTGGTGCCCAACCTCGGTGTGGTGACGGCCGGTTCGACGGTCTACACGATCGCGGACGTCCCCGGTCTGATCCCCGGTGCGAGCCAGGGCAAGGGTCTGGGCCTGGAGTTCCTGCGGCACGTCGAGCGCTGCGAGGTGCTCGTGCACGTCCTGGACACCGCGACCCTGGAAGCCGACCGCGACCCGGTGTCCGACCTCGACACCATCGAGGAGGAGCTCAAGCAGTACGGCGGCCTGGAGAACCGGCCCCGCATGGTCGTCCTCAACAAGATCGACGTCCCGGACGGCAAGGACCTCGCCGACATGATCCGCCCCGACCTGGAGGAGCGCGGCTACCGCGTGTTCGAGGTCTCCGCGGTCGCCCACATGGGCCTGAAGGAGCTGTCCTTCGCGCTTGCCGATGTCGTCTCCAAGGCCCGCGCCGCCAAGCCCGTGCAGGAAGCCACCCGTATCGTCATCCGGCCCAAGGCCGTCGACGACACCGGCTTCACGATCACGGAAGAGGGTGAGAACTTCTTCCGCGTGCGCGGCGAGAAGCCTGAGCGCTGGGTCCGCCAGACCGACTTCAACAACGATGAGGCCGTCGGCTACCTCGCCGACCGCCTCAACCGTCTCGGCGTCGAGGACGGGCTGCGCAAGGCGGGCGCGCACGCCGGCGACGGCATCGCCATCGGCCCCGAGGACAACGCGGTCGTCTTCGACTGGGAGCCGATGATGGCGGCCGGTGCGGAGATGCTGGGACGGCGTGGCGAGGACCACCGCCTGGAGGCGCCCCGGCCGGCCGCGCAGCGCCGCAGGGACCGGGACGTGGCACGGGACGAGGCCGACCAGGAGTACGACGGCTTCCGCCCCTTCTGA
- the proB gene encoding glutamate 5-kinase, with the protein MAGAAGARQEVADARRIVVKVGSSSLTTAAGGLDADRVDALVDVLAKHQDKEIVLVSSGAIAAGLAPLGLERRPRDLARQQAAASVGQGLLVARYTASFARYGRRVGQVLLTSDDTSRRAHYRNAYRTLDQLLAMGAVPIVNENDTVATDEIRFGDNDRLAALVAHLVRADLLILLSDVDGLYDGDPATPGTSRIAEVRGPGDLEGVSIGSAGKAGVGTGGMVTKVEAARIAAAAGIPVVLTSAVHAADALAGGPTGTHFLRTGRRSADRLLWLAHASTPQGALVLDDGAVRAVVERRSSLLPAGIASVEGEFSAGDPVELRDGTGRAVARGLVNFDAREIPRLMGRSTRELARELGPAYEREVVHRDDLVLLHP; encoded by the coding sequence ATGGCAGGCGCGGCAGGCGCACGGCAGGAAGTGGCGGACGCCCGCCGGATCGTGGTGAAGGTCGGTTCGTCGTCGTTGACCACGGCCGCCGGGGGACTGGACGCGGACCGGGTGGACGCGCTGGTGGACGTGCTGGCCAAGCACCAGGACAAGGAGATCGTGCTGGTCTCCTCCGGTGCCATCGCGGCCGGCCTGGCGCCCCTCGGCCTGGAGCGGCGACCGCGCGACCTGGCCCGCCAGCAGGCCGCCGCCAGCGTCGGCCAGGGGCTGCTGGTCGCCCGTTACACCGCGTCCTTCGCGCGCTACGGCCGCCGCGTCGGCCAGGTCCTGCTGACCTCCGACGACACCAGCCGCCGGGCCCACTACCGCAACGCCTACCGGACCCTGGACCAGCTGCTGGCCATGGGCGCCGTACCGATCGTCAACGAGAACGACACGGTCGCCACCGACGAGATCCGCTTCGGCGACAACGATCGGCTGGCCGCCCTGGTCGCCCACCTCGTCCGCGCCGACCTGCTGATCCTGCTCTCCGACGTGGACGGCCTCTACGACGGCGACCCCGCCACCCCCGGCACCTCCCGGATAGCCGAGGTCCGCGGGCCCGGCGACCTGGAGGGCGTCTCCATCGGCAGCGCCGGGAAGGCCGGCGTCGGCACCGGCGGCATGGTCACCAAGGTCGAGGCGGCCCGGATCGCCGCCGCGGCCGGCATCCCGGTCGTGCTGACGTCGGCGGTGCACGCCGCGGACGCGCTGGCCGGCGGCCCGACCGGCACCCACTTCCTGCGCACCGGCCGGCGCTCCGCCGACCGGCTGCTGTGGCTCGCGCACGCCTCCACGCCGCAGGGCGCGCTCGTCCTGGACGACGGGGCGGTGCGGGCGGTCGTCGAGCGGCGCTCCTCGCTGCTGCCGGCCGGCATCGCCTCCGTGGAGGGCGAGTTCTCCGCCGGCGACCCGGTGGAGCTGCGGGACGGCACCGGCCGCGCGGTCGCCCGCGGGCTCGTCAATTTCGACGCCCGGGAAATCCCCCGTTTGATGGGGCGTTCGACCCGGGAGCTTGCCCGCGAGCTGGGTCCGGCGTACGAGCGCGAGGTCGTGCACCGCGACGATCTGGTGCTGCTGCACCCCTGA
- a CDS encoding glutamate-5-semialdehyde dehydrogenase produces the protein MTSSASQSSPVLDTARRAREAAAVLAPLPRTARDTALLAIADALVARTDEIVAANDRDVAKAREAGTAASIVDRLTLTPERIAAIAADVRQVVALPDPVGEVVRGSTLPNGLDLRQVRVPLGVIGIIYEARPNVTVDAAALCLKSGNAVLLRGSSSAYASNSALVDVLRDAVESAGLPADAVQLVPGESRDSVRELMRARGLVDVLIPRGGASLIRTVVEESTVPVIETGTGNCHVYVDEAADIDMAIDILINSKAQRPSVCNAAETVLVHAGIAQKFLPRALEALTKAGVVVHGDAAWQQAGPGLVAPATDEDWATEYLSYDIAAAVVPDLDAAVAHIRRWTSGHTEAIVTTSQAAARRFTQLVDSTTVAVNASTRFTDGGQFGFGAEIGISTQKLHARGPMGLPELTSTKYIVTGDGHTR, from the coding sequence ATGACCAGCAGCGCATCGCAGTCCTCGCCCGTCCTCGACACCGCCCGCCGCGCGCGGGAGGCGGCCGCCGTCCTGGCGCCACTGCCGCGGACGGCCCGCGACACCGCGCTGCTCGCCATCGCCGACGCCCTCGTGGCGCGGACTGACGAGATCGTCGCGGCCAACGACCGGGACGTCGCCAAGGCCCGGGAGGCCGGCACCGCCGCGTCGATCGTGGACCGGCTCACCCTCACCCCGGAGCGGATCGCGGCGATCGCCGCCGACGTCCGGCAGGTCGTGGCGCTGCCCGACCCGGTCGGCGAGGTGGTCCGCGGCTCGACCCTGCCCAACGGCCTCGACCTGCGCCAGGTCCGGGTCCCGCTCGGCGTGATCGGGATCATCTACGAGGCCCGGCCCAATGTGACGGTGGACGCCGCCGCGCTGTGCCTGAAGTCCGGCAACGCCGTGCTGCTGCGCGGTTCGTCCTCCGCGTACGCCTCCAACAGCGCGCTGGTCGACGTACTGCGCGACGCGGTCGAGAGCGCCGGGCTGCCCGCCGACGCGGTGCAGCTGGTGCCCGGTGAGAGCCGCGACTCGGTGCGCGAACTCATGCGTGCCCGCGGCCTGGTCGACGTGCTGATCCCGCGCGGCGGCGCCTCGCTGATCCGCACGGTCGTCGAGGAGTCCACCGTCCCGGTGATCGAGACCGGCACCGGCAACTGCCACGTCTACGTCGACGAGGCCGCCGACATCGACATGGCGATCGACATCCTGATCAACTCCAAGGCGCAGCGGCCCAGCGTCTGCAACGCCGCGGAAACGGTGCTGGTGCACGCCGGGATCGCCCAGAAGTTCCTGCCGCGCGCCCTGGAGGCGCTGACCAAGGCCGGTGTGGTCGTGCACGGCGACGCCGCCTGGCAGCAGGCCGGCCCCGGGCTGGTGGCGCCCGCCACGGACGAGGACTGGGCGACGGAGTACCTCTCGTACGACATCGCGGCCGCCGTGGTGCCCGACCTGGACGCGGCGGTGGCGCACATCCGGCGCTGGACGTCCGGTCACACCGAGGCCATCGTCACGACCTCGCAGGCCGCGGCCCGTCGATTCACCCAGTTGGTCGATTCCACCACCGTCGCGGTCAATGCCTCGACCCGCTTCACCGACGGCGGCCAGTTCGGTTTCGGCGCCGAGATCGGCATCTCGACGCAGAAGCTGCACGCCCGCGGCCCCATGGGTCTGCCGGAACTGACGTCGACGAAGTACATCGTCACCGGGGACGGGCACACCCGCTGA
- a CDS encoding M48 family metallopeptidase, with protein sequence MTESPGGSEHVPSRDRRRFPGISSRSYEHPADRSALVALRKLSGFDTVFKTLSGLLPERSLRLLFLSDSVRVSDQQFQHLNDMLRDACYILDLEKVPPMYVNQDPQPNAMCIGLDEPIIVVTTGLVELLDEEEMRAVVGHEVGHALSGHAVYRTILLFLTNLAMKVAWIPLGNVAIMAIVTALREWFRKSELSADRAGLLVGQDLQASMRGLMKLAGGNHLHEMNVDAFLKQADEYESGGDLRDSVLKILNLLPRSHPFTTVRAAELKKWAASRDYQRIMDGHYPRRDEDKDTSVSDSFRDSAAHYADSVRNSKDPLMGLVRDIAGGAGDLGGKLRDTVFRGGSRGEGPGTANGSGEATGGADAS encoded by the coding sequence ATGACGGAGAGCCCAGGCGGCAGCGAGCACGTACCCAGTCGGGACCGGCGGCGATTCCCCGGAATCTCCTCGCGGTCGTACGAACACCCCGCGGACCGCTCGGCGCTGGTGGCACTGCGCAAGCTGAGCGGGTTCGACACGGTCTTCAAGACGCTCAGCGGCCTGTTGCCGGAGCGCAGCCTGCGCCTGCTGTTCCTGTCGGACTCGGTGCGGGTCAGCGACCAGCAGTTCCAGCACCTCAACGACATGCTGCGGGACGCCTGCTACATCCTGGACCTGGAGAAGGTCCCGCCGATGTACGTCAATCAGGACCCGCAGCCGAACGCCATGTGCATCGGTCTGGACGAGCCGATCATCGTGGTGACGACGGGCCTGGTCGAGCTGCTCGACGAGGAGGAGATGCGGGCGGTCGTCGGCCACGAGGTCGGCCACGCGCTGTCCGGGCACGCCGTCTACCGCACGATCCTGCTGTTCCTGACGAACCTGGCCATGAAGGTCGCCTGGATCCCGCTGGGCAACGTCGCGATCATGGCGATCGTGACGGCACTGCGCGAGTGGTTCCGCAAGTCGGAGCTGTCCGCCGACCGCGCGGGGCTGCTGGTCGGGCAGGACCTCCAGGCGTCGATGCGGGGCCTGATGAAGCTCGCCGGCGGCAACCACCTGCACGAGATGAACGTGGACGCCTTCCTCAAGCAGGCGGACGAGTACGAGTCCGGCGGCGACCTGCGCGACTCCGTGCTGAAGATCCTCAACCTGCTGCCGCGCAGCCACCCCTTCACGACCGTGCGGGCGGCCGAGCTCAAGAAGTGGGCGGCCAGCCGCGACTACCAGCGGATCATGGACGGCCACTACCCGCGCCGTGACGAGGACAAGGACACCTCGGTCTCCGACTCGTTCCGCGACTCCGCGGCGCACTACGCCGATTCGGTGCGCAACAGCAAGGACCCCCTGATGGGCCTGGTCCGCGACATCGCGGGCGGCGCGGGCGACTTGGGCGGCAAGCTGCGGGACACGGTCTTCCGCGGCGGCTCGCGCGGCGAGGGCCCGGGCACCGCCAACGGCTCCGGTGAGGCCACGGGCGGCGCGGACGCCTCCTGA
- the nadD gene encoding nicotinate-nucleotide adenylyltransferase: MGEHTGPVKRRLGVMGGTFDPIHHGHLVAASEVASQFHLDEVIFVPTGQPWQKSHKTVSPAEDRYLMTVIATASNPQFSVSRIDIDRGGKTYTIDTLRDLRAEHRDADLFFITGADALSQILTWHDAAELVSLAHFIGVTRPGHVLADPGLPEGAVSLVEVPALAISSTDCRARVAQGDPVWYLVPDGVVRYIDKKQLYRDDR; this comes from the coding sequence ATGGGAGAGCACACAGGGCCCGTGAAGCGGCGACTCGGAGTGATGGGCGGGACGTTCGACCCGATCCATCACGGACACCTGGTCGCCGCCAGCGAGGTGGCCAGCCAGTTCCACCTCGACGAGGTCATCTTCGTACCCACGGGACAGCCGTGGCAGAAGAGCCACAAGACGGTGTCCCCGGCCGAGGACCGGTACTTGATGACGGTCATCGCGACCGCCTCGAACCCTCAGTTCTCCGTCAGCCGGATCGACATCGACCGTGGCGGCAAGACGTACACGATAGACACGCTGCGTGATCTGCGCGCCGAGCACCGCGACGCGGATCTCTTCTTCATCACCGGCGCCGACGCGCTCAGCCAGATCCTGACCTGGCACGATGCCGCGGAGCTGGTGTCCCTGGCCCACTTCATCGGGGTGACCAGGCCCGGCCACGTCCTCGCGGACCCCGGGCTGCCCGAGGGAGCGGTCTCCCTGGTCGAGGTGCCGGCGCTGGCCATCTCCTCGACCGACTGCCGGGCGCGCGTCGCCCAGGGGGATCCGGTCTGGTACCTGGTGCCGGACGGTGTGGTGCGCTACATCGACAAAAAACAGCTGTACCGCGACGACCGCTGA
- a CDS encoding LCP family protein: protein MSDRQDPYGPQDPYAHDPYGNQQGQHGQQGYTYDAYGQPVYHDAAQPSYEQHYDPYGRQAAPSAYEGYDPYGGQQGQQGQQPYPGQQDGTGRSAYGYDAYGGQAQADPGHPQQYAPYGTPQQQQATHPQHQHQQQEWIPQQAQQSPYEQLSELSYDEQPHPRGGRRAPAQDHPEPGAASGAQGASQDDPDYRTEQFSFIEEPDEDSEDVIDWLKFTESRTERREEAKRRGRSRIVALSVVLALLVAGGVGYLWWAGKLPGLAGPGAGKAAAAAGQKRDVLVVHLRDTKSGNSSTALLVDNETTHKGTTVLLPNSLVVPKDDGTATTLGKSVKTDGAEPTRDSLNSLLGADLKATWRLDTPYLENLVETVGGITLDTDAAVPGAKKGDSPLVKQGRAQDLNGQAAVAYATYQAPGEGQLKQLQRFGQVMQATLKKVSSDSDGATATVKALLQVLDPPLTEGQLGSSLAQRAELAKTGAYTTTLLPVQANGTLSPSAATSVVKDVLGGTVKKTAPDATARVAVRNATGSRAATGKAQVTLLNGGYSFVDDGAEGTARATSRVTYADAAQKSKAAEVAKTLGLPAGAVTQGKGAANADITVVLGQDYKG from the coding sequence GTGAGCGACCGACAGGATCCGTACGGGCCGCAGGACCCGTACGCCCACGACCCGTACGGGAACCAGCAGGGGCAGCACGGGCAGCAGGGCTACACCTACGACGCCTACGGGCAGCCGGTGTACCACGACGCCGCGCAGCCGTCGTACGAGCAGCACTACGACCCGTACGGCCGGCAGGCCGCCCCCTCCGCCTACGAGGGCTACGACCCGTACGGCGGGCAACAGGGGCAGCAGGGCCAGCAGCCGTACCCCGGGCAGCAGGACGGCACCGGCCGGTCCGCGTACGGCTACGACGCCTACGGCGGGCAGGCGCAGGCCGACCCCGGCCATCCGCAGCAGTACGCCCCCTACGGCACGCCCCAGCAGCAACAGGCGACCCACCCGCAGCACCAGCACCAGCAGCAGGAGTGGATCCCGCAGCAGGCCCAGCAGTCCCCGTACGAGCAGCTCTCCGAGCTCTCCTACGACGAGCAGCCGCATCCCCGGGGCGGGCGCCGCGCCCCGGCGCAGGACCACCCGGAGCCGGGGGCCGCGAGCGGCGCGCAGGGGGCGTCCCAGGACGACCCGGACTACCGCACCGAGCAGTTCTCGTTCATCGAGGAACCGGACGAGGACTCCGAAGACGTCATCGACTGGCTGAAGTTCACCGAGAGCCGCACCGAGCGGCGCGAGGAGGCCAAGCGGCGCGGCCGCAGCCGGATCGTCGCGCTGTCCGTCGTGCTGGCCCTGCTGGTCGCCGGCGGTGTCGGCTACCTGTGGTGGGCGGGCAAGCTGCCGGGCCTGGCCGGGCCGGGCGCCGGCAAGGCGGCCGCGGCCGCCGGGCAGAAGCGCGACGTGCTCGTCGTGCACCTGCGGGACACCAAGAGCGGCAACAGCTCCACGGCGCTGCTGGTGGACAACGAGACCACCCACAAGGGCACCACCGTCCTGCTGCCCAACAGCCTCGTCGTCCCCAAGGACGACGGCACCGCCACGACGCTCGGCAAGTCCGTCAAGACCGACGGCGCCGAGCCCACCCGGGACTCCCTCAACAGCCTGCTGGGCGCCGACCTGAAGGCCACCTGGCGGCTGGACACCCCCTATCTGGAGAACCTCGTCGAGACGGTCGGCGGGATCACCCTGGACACCGACGCCGCCGTGCCGGGCGCCAAGAAGGGCGACTCCCCGCTGGTCAAGCAGGGGCGTGCGCAGGACCTGAACGGCCAGGCGGCCGTCGCCTACGCCACCTACCAGGCGCCGGGCGAGGGCCAGCTCAAGCAGCTGCAGCGGTTCGGGCAGGTCATGCAGGCCACGCTGAAGAAGGTCTCCAGCGACTCCGACGGCGCCACCGCCACGGTCAAGGCGCTGCTGCAGGTGCTCGACCCGCCGCTCACCGAGGGCCAGCTGGGCAGCTCGCTGGCGCAGCGCGCGGAGCTGGCGAAGACCGGCGCGTACACCACGACCCTGCTGCCCGTGCAGGCGAACGGGACGCTCAGCCCGTCCGCCGCGACGAGCGTGGTCAAGGACGTGCTCGGCGGCACGGTCAAGAAGACCGCCCCCGACGCGACCGCCCGGGTCGCGGTCCGCAACGCCACCGGCTCCCGGGCCGCCACCGGAAAGGCGCAGGTCACGCTGCTCAACGGCGGATACAGCTTCGTCGACGACGGCGCCGAGGGCACGGCCCGCGCCACCTCGCGGGTCACCTACGCGGACGCCGCCCAGAAGTCGAAGGCCGCCGAGGTCGCCAAGACGCTGGGGCTGCCGGCGGGCGCGGTGACGCAGGGCAAGGGCGCCGCGAACGCCGACATCACGGTCGTCCTCGGGCAGGACTACAAGGGCTGA
- the rsfS gene encoding ribosome silencing factor produces MTATDRSIELINAAAQAAADKLAHDIIAYDVSDVLSITDAFLLASAPSDRQVKSIVDEIEERLNKDLGAKPVRREGDREARWVLLDYVDIVVHVQHSEERVFYALERLWKDCPELDLPEDAKATRGKAAAHAEATTGPEDGELS; encoded by the coding sequence GTGACCGCCACGGACCGCTCCATCGAGCTCATCAACGCCGCCGCCCAGGCCGCGGCCGACAAGCTCGCGCACGACATCATCGCGTACGACGTCAGTGACGTCCTCTCGATCACCGATGCCTTCCTGCTGGCCTCGGCCCCCAGTGACCGCCAGGTCAAGTCGATCGTCGACGAGATCGAGGAACGGCTCAACAAGGACCTCGGCGCCAAGCCGGTCCGCCGTGAGGGCGACCGCGAGGCCCGCTGGGTGCTGCTCGACTACGTCGACATCGTCGTGCACGTCCAGCACAGCGAGGAGCGCGTGTTCTACGCGCTCGAGCGGCTGTGGAAGGACTGCCCCGAGCTCGACCTGCCCGAGGACGCCAAGGCCACCCGGGGCAAGGCAGCCGCCCACGCCGAGGCCACGACGGGCCCGGAGGACGGAGAGCTGTCCTGA
- a CDS encoding histidine phosphatase family protein has protein sequence MNGTQKAQGRRIVLWRHGQTAWNLERRFQGTTDIELTETGRAQARRAARLLAALRPDAIVASDLQRASDTARELAALTRLEVTHDPALRETYAGSWQGLTHDEILARHGEQYTAWKRGEPVRRGGGELETEVADRAAPVVLNHADKLPEDGTLVVVSHGGTIRTTIGRLLGLDAHHWEGLGGLSNCCWSVLGEGARGWRLLEHNAGTLPEPVLGDDD, from the coding sequence CTGAACGGCACGCAGAAGGCCCAGGGCCGCCGCATCGTCCTGTGGCGGCACGGCCAGACGGCCTGGAACCTGGAGCGCCGCTTCCAGGGCACCACGGACATCGAGCTGACGGAGACCGGTCGCGCCCAGGCGCGGCGGGCCGCCCGGCTGCTCGCCGCCCTGCGCCCGGACGCCATCGTCGCCTCCGACCTCCAGCGAGCCTCGGACACCGCCCGTGAGCTGGCCGCCCTGACCCGCCTGGAGGTCACCCACGACCCGGCGCTGCGGGAGACCTACGCGGGGTCCTGGCAGGGGCTCACGCACGACGAGATCCTCGCCCGCCACGGCGAGCAGTACACCGCCTGGAAGCGCGGTGAGCCGGTGCGCCGCGGTGGGGGCGAACTGGAGACCGAGGTCGCCGACCGGGCCGCACCGGTGGTCCTCAACCACGCCGACAAGCTTCCCGAGGACGGCACCCTGGTCGTCGTCAGCCACGGCGGCACCATCCGCACCACCATCGGGCGGCTGCTCGGCCTGGACGCCCACCACTGGGAGGGCCTGGGCGGTCTGTCGAACTGCTGCTGGTCGGTGCTGGGCGAGGGCGCGCGCGGCTGGCGGCTGCTGGAGCACAACGCCGGCACCCTTCCGGAGCCGGTGCTCGGCGACGACGACTGA
- a CDS encoding glycosyltransferase 87 family protein, translated as MTALELEQSTDPRGPHPRRGTVRRHPTLAAALACLVSFTAFWVAQRLAHVTMIDLMVYRAEGLTVRAGESLYDMAATSAHLPNTYPPFAALLFTPLTLLGVPAMRTLATAGNLLLLVAVVHLSLRLVGRPRHLPRPAATLAVSALLVWCEPVWTTLRYGQINLLLAALVLWDLTRRDTHRLAGLGIGLAAGLKLTPALFAVFLALAGIVRAGQRLRSGAGPRAVWNPWLRQAAVATAAFLATALLSALALPRDSRRFWTEIVFAADRVGDVEITANQSLRGVLARLLHTHDTGVIWLVLAGLTAALGLALAAGSLLRGPGTLPAEAGGHAWAAVACAATALLVSPVSWSHHWVWCVPMLVLLGSEALRRTGTGARRWWTTTVALGLLFCSFALWWVPHRWHQHEELHQNAGQMLLSGIYPLAGVLVLALTGARLWRLNRPPTSVD; from the coding sequence GTGACCGCGCTGGAGCTGGAGCAGTCCACCGACCCCCGCGGCCCGCACCCCCGCAGGGGCACCGTCCGCCGGCACCCGACCCTCGCGGCGGCCCTGGCCTGCCTGGTCTCCTTCACCGCCTTCTGGGTCGCGCAGCGCCTCGCCCACGTGACGATGATCGACCTCATGGTCTACCGGGCGGAGGGCCTCACCGTCCGCGCCGGCGAGTCGCTCTACGACATGGCGGCCACCTCGGCGCACCTGCCCAACACCTACCCGCCCTTCGCGGCACTGCTGTTCACCCCGCTCACCCTCCTCGGCGTCCCGGCGATGCGCACCCTCGCCACCGCCGGCAACCTGCTGCTGCTCGTCGCCGTGGTCCACCTCTCGCTGCGGCTCGTCGGCCGGCCCCGCCACCTGCCCCGGCCCGCCGCGACCCTCGCGGTCTCCGCGCTGCTGGTGTGGTGCGAGCCGGTGTGGACGACGCTGCGCTACGGCCAGATCAACCTGCTGCTGGCCGCGCTGGTCCTGTGGGACCTGACCCGCAGGGACACCCACCGGCTCGCGGGCCTCGGCATCGGCCTCGCGGCGGGCCTCAAGCTGACGCCCGCGCTGTTCGCCGTCTTCCTGGCACTGGCCGGCATCGTCCGGGCCGGGCAGCGCCTGCGCTCCGGCGCGGGCCCGCGCGCCGTCTGGAACCCCTGGCTGCGGCAGGCCGCCGTCGCCACCGCCGCCTTCCTCGCCACCGCCCTGCTCTCGGCCCTCGCGCTGCCGCGCGACTCGCGCCGCTTCTGGACGGAGATCGTGTTCGCCGCCGACCGGGTCGGCGATGTCGAGATCACCGCGAACCAGTCGCTGCGCGGGGTCCTCGCCCGGCTGCTGCACACCCACGACACGGGCGTCATCTGGCTCGTGCTCGCCGGCCTGACCGCGGCCCTCGGCCTGGCGCTGGCCGCCGGATCGCTGCTGCGCGGGCCGGGAACACTCCCGGCCGAAGCCGGGGGGCACGCCTGGGCCGCCGTCGCCTGCGCGGCGACCGCCCTGCTGGTCAGCCCGGTCTCCTGGTCGCACCACTGGGTGTGGTGCGTACCGATGCTGGTGCTGCTCGGCTCCGAAGCGCTGCGCCGTACGGGCACCGGCGCCCGCCGCTGGTGGACCACGACCGTCGCACTGGGCCTCCTCTTCTGCTCGTTCGCGCTGTGGTGGGTGCCGCACCGCTGGCACCAGCACGAGGAACTGCACCAGAACGCCGGGCAGATGCTGCTCTCCGGCATCTACCCGCTCGCCGGTGTGCTCGTACTGGCGCTGACCGGTGCGCGCCTGTGGCGCCTGAACCGCCCGCCCACGTCCGTGGATTGA